In Thermospira aquatica, the following proteins share a genomic window:
- a CDS encoding replication-associated recombination protein A, translating into MAFSTQPLSKRMMPTSIEDFIGQKHLLGPEGPIRAMVEHGRLHSMIFYGPPACGKTSLAELLAKHLHYRYIKTHATTVSNDEIKKIVDEAHTSLTTSPTLVFVDEIHRLVKPKQDLFLPSIEEGDIILIGATTENPYFVLQPALRSRLFIYEFQPHSHEELHEILERAFQKDEFLKKSEVTLTPEAKDYLLRVSPDARVMLNTLEMAVLTLPLQKKPVVTREHLETIAKKPDAGYSEDMHYDVISAFIKSVRGSDPDAALYYLAWMLDSGEDPLFIARRLIILAAEDIGLAYPEALPHAVACYEAVSNIGMPEGRIILAETTVLLASVPKSNSAYIAIDKALEYIRKHKPQGIPSYLQESHFYGAKSMGRGVGYKYPHDYPKHYVSQAYTLTPVHFYDPGDLGFEQKLKNWLTQLKQNPSAEEK; encoded by the coding sequence ATGGCCTTTTCAACCCAACCCCTCTCCAAAAGAATGATGCCCACTTCGATTGAGGACTTTATTGGGCAAAAACATCTTCTCGGTCCCGAAGGTCCTATTCGTGCCATGGTAGAACATGGCAGGCTTCACTCAATGATCTTTTATGGCCCACCAGCCTGTGGGAAAACAAGTCTGGCAGAACTCCTTGCAAAACACCTCCATTATCGGTACATAAAAACCCATGCTACCACCGTTTCAAACGACGAAATCAAAAAGATAGTAGACGAAGCTCATACCAGTCTGACAACCTCCCCTACTCTGGTCTTCGTCGATGAAATTCACCGTCTTGTTAAACCAAAACAAGATCTCTTCCTCCCCAGTATAGAAGAAGGCGATATCATCCTTATCGGCGCCACTACCGAAAACCCCTACTTCGTTCTTCAACCAGCCCTTCGTTCCAGACTCTTTATCTATGAATTTCAACCACACAGTCATGAAGAACTTCACGAGATACTTGAGAGAGCATTTCAGAAAGATGAGTTCCTCAAGAAAAGCGAAGTGACCCTCACCCCTGAAGCAAAAGATTACCTCCTCCGTGTATCTCCCGATGCACGTGTTATGCTCAATACCCTCGAGATGGCCGTCCTCACCCTGCCCCTGCAAAAAAAACCTGTCGTTACCAGAGAACATCTTGAAACCATCGCCAAAAAACCAGATGCTGGTTATAGCGAAGATATGCATTATGATGTCATCTCCGCTTTTATCAAATCTGTCAGAGGAAGTGACCCCGATGCTGCCTTGTATTATCTTGCATGGATGCTTGACTCCGGAGAAGATCCCCTCTTCATTGCAAGGCGACTGATCATCCTCGCAGCCGAGGATATCGGACTCGCCTATCCGGAAGCCCTTCCTCATGCTGTGGCATGCTACGAAGCGGTAAGTAACATAGGCATGCCAGAAGGACGTATCATCCTCGCAGAAACAACTGTCCTTCTTGCTTCTGTCCCCAAGAGCAATTCCGCTTATATTGCCATAGACAAAGCTCTTGAGTATATTCGTAAACACAAACCTCAAGGAATCCCATCGTACCTTCAGGAGTCACATTTTTATGGTGCCAAATCTATGGGAAGAGGGGTAGGCTACAAATATCCCCACGATTATCCGAAACACTACGTTTCCCAGGCGTACACTTTGACACCGGTTCACTTTTATGACCCAGGTGACCTTGGTTTTGAACAAAAACTGAAAAACTGGCTTACTCAATTGAAACAAAATCCCTCAGCGGAGGAAAAATGA
- a CDS encoding alpha-amylase family glycosyl hydrolase: MVRYGKWLMFVGVWAALLGCQLMKDIESSPPNQEDRETPLVSVASLSLSGTTLSVTAAWSDNDTVTKVSLKLNANGNLFTNLSQNITSGKKYGDTIFTLSLPAGSYELFLLAEDKNNNIGISSRTNISVALHDTTPPTLVIASPTNNQQVGTTLEIAGVASDNQGLLSIVYKIDSENWSLIPLSGTSAGFSTNIVVTEGNYTLSLYAIDIASNSSVTNTLSFSSVAGLPSLVIQNPAMNLLTNTVNLLVNGTASVESGSITKVIIQVNGGSIQDASGTTSWSKNITLSEGTNTVVVSAISSSDKTNSATRTVICDTTPPTFSLTTPINGQTWNSSSITVTGTASDNLADVAKIYLSLDNGDFVEASGTTSFSRAFALTTGSHTLKTYAKDNAGNISPTNSITFTVDFQGGIVVHFKNPSGWSAPSIYYWNVSPSGTMPTVNWPGVTMTLETGDWYRFVFTNATSANLIFSKSGSPQTVDLSLSSPGEYWFVTNGISGGKITGKWYLCDPDDTTLPEVTIVSPTNGAKVSGDVLLVAAASDNTGVIDSVSFYVDNNLIRTINASPYQTTWNSAYSTNGSHQIKVLAIDGAGNSNWSSIITVTTSNTNLPPIIQLQADTYGMVSNYFVFNASSSFDPNGNIVSYNWSFTGAEYTTRSGALVSNRYFSHGTFQVTLTVTDNEGAISTTNFPVSVITNTRTGDFREETIYFLITTRFYDGDPANNVYCWDDATAGNYPNDPAWRGDFEGIIQKLDYIKALGFSAIWITPVVQNASGMDYHGYHAINFKKVDYRYKSSQDPTAEDSYRRLIQAAHAKGIKVIQDIVLNHTGNFGEENIYPMFYRQNAEPYVNAFTKGPYTNRLPADYDSLDPAMQYSARITAMKEDYTDVDAIYHHEKNLGWEDYTVQTAQIAGDCVDLNTENPAVAQYLRDAYYQYIDWGVDGFRIDTVKHISRLTFNKEFIPQFKQRGGENFYIFGEVCTRYRGVWNFEKPVISTPFYTWKESTSYPWGTLEQNTNSTKQLWDDNYDSSTIALQPTSQNHRLTGDFENTYHTPDWSRRSGLDVIDFPMHWNFGNARDAFNLAVGTDHWYSDATWNVVYVDSHDYGPDMDTRYNGSQADWAENLTLMFTFRGIPTIYYGTEIEFQKGAPCDLGASGPLANTGRAYFGNHLEGTVTASDFGVYTASGEVANTLNHPLAQHIRRLNMIRRRIPALQKGQYSTAHISGDGIAFKRRYTDPSRGIDSFVLVTISGSATFYNLPGGTYKDAITGDTKTIGNGGSLTATCSGQGNARIYVLNGPGKIGEDGPYLKP, translated from the coding sequence ATGGTTCGGTATGGAAAATGGTTGATGTTTGTAGGTGTTTGGGCAGCCTTGTTAGGGTGTCAACTGATGAAAGATATTGAGAGCTCTCCTCCCAATCAAGAAGACAGGGAAACACCTCTTGTTTCAGTTGCCTCGCTTTCCCTGAGTGGCACAACGCTCTCAGTAACCGCTGCATGGAGTGACAATGATACGGTCACCAAAGTCTCCCTCAAGCTCAATGCTAATGGAAATCTTTTTACCAATCTTTCCCAGAATATTACCAGTGGGAAAAAGTACGGAGATACCATATTTACCCTTTCCCTGCCTGCAGGCAGTTACGAGCTTTTTCTGCTCGCAGAGGATAAAAACAACAATATCGGTATCTCATCCAGAACAAATATCTCTGTAGCGCTGCATGATACCACCCCCCCAACGTTAGTTATAGCATCACCAACAAACAATCAGCAGGTAGGAACAACCCTTGAGATTGCCGGTGTGGCCTCAGACAACCAGGGGCTTCTTTCCATTGTTTATAAAATCGATAGTGAGAATTGGTCCTTGATTCCCCTTTCTGGGACTTCAGCAGGATTTTCTACGAATATTGTCGTCACTGAGGGAAATTATACCCTCTCTCTCTATGCCATTGATATAGCCAGTAACAGTTCTGTCACAAATACTCTAAGCTTCTCCTCTGTAGCAGGGCTTCCCTCTCTCGTCATCCAAAATCCTGCCATGAATCTGCTCACCAATACGGTTAATCTGCTGGTAAATGGGACAGCCTCCGTGGAAAGTGGCAGTATCACCAAGGTTATCATTCAGGTGAATGGTGGGTCTATCCAGGATGCTAGTGGAACCACAAGCTGGTCAAAGAACATCACCCTTTCCGAGGGAACTAACACCGTCGTTGTGTCTGCTATTTCATCCTCAGACAAAACCAATAGCGCAACAAGAACCGTTATCTGTGATACTACTCCACCAACATTTTCACTGACCACTCCCATCAACGGACAAACCTGGAATTCGAGTAGCATCACTGTGACGGGAACAGCCTCAGACAACCTCGCCGACGTGGCTAAAATCTATCTCTCTCTCGACAACGGGGATTTCGTTGAGGCAAGTGGTACAACCTCATTTTCCCGTGCCTTTGCGCTTACCACTGGTTCTCACACTCTCAAAACCTATGCAAAAGACAATGCAGGAAACATTTCTCCAACCAACTCCATAACCTTTACAGTTGATTTCCAGGGAGGAATTGTTGTTCATTTTAAAAATCCTTCAGGATGGTCTGCGCCCTCTATTTACTACTGGAACGTATCTCCAAGTGGCACGATGCCAACGGTAAACTGGCCTGGGGTAACCATGACGTTAGAAACAGGGGACTGGTATCGGTTTGTTTTTACCAATGCTACTTCCGCTAACCTCATTTTCAGTAAGTCTGGGAGCCCTCAAACCGTAGACCTCAGTCTCTCTTCACCGGGAGAATACTGGTTTGTTACCAATGGGATAAGTGGTGGCAAGATTACCGGCAAATGGTATCTCTGTGATCCAGATGACACCACCCTTCCTGAGGTAACTATCGTTTCACCTACTAACGGCGCAAAAGTAAGTGGCGATGTTCTCCTGGTTGCCGCAGCAAGTGATAATACAGGGGTTATTGATTCCGTGAGTTTTTATGTTGACAATAACCTTATTCGAACGATAAATGCTTCTCCTTACCAGACGACATGGAATAGTGCCTATAGTACCAATGGATCACACCAGATTAAGGTTCTTGCTATAGACGGAGCAGGCAACAGCAACTGGTCCAGTATCATCACCGTCACAACCTCTAATACTAACCTTCCGCCCATTATTCAACTTCAGGCTGATACGTATGGAATGGTTTCAAACTACTTTGTATTCAATGCTTCTTCCTCGTTTGATCCCAACGGGAACATTGTTTCCTATAATTGGTCGTTTACAGGGGCTGAATACACTACACGAAGTGGTGCACTGGTCAGTAACCGTTACTTTTCTCATGGTACTTTTCAGGTTACCCTTACTGTCACAGACAACGAGGGAGCCATCTCTACTACAAACTTTCCTGTAAGCGTTATTACAAACACAAGAACAGGTGATTTCCGTGAAGAGACTATTTACTTCCTTATCACTACACGATTCTACGACGGTGATCCGGCCAACAATGTCTATTGTTGGGATGATGCTACCGCTGGTAACTACCCTAACGATCCTGCCTGGAGAGGAGACTTCGAGGGTATTATCCAAAAACTCGACTACATCAAAGCCCTGGGATTCAGTGCTATCTGGATCACTCCTGTGGTTCAAAATGCAAGTGGGATGGACTACCATGGCTATCATGCTATCAACTTTAAGAAAGTTGACTATCGTTACAAGAGTTCTCAGGATCCAACTGCCGAAGACTCATATCGACGGCTGATTCAGGCAGCACATGCCAAAGGTATAAAGGTTATTCAGGATATTGTGCTCAACCACACCGGAAACTTTGGAGAGGAAAATATCTACCCCATGTTTTATCGCCAAAATGCAGAACCCTATGTCAATGCCTTCACCAAAGGTCCATACACCAACCGTCTCCCGGCAGATTATGATTCCCTTGATCCAGCGATGCAGTATAGTGCGAGAATTACAGCTATGAAAGAAGACTATACTGACGTAGATGCCATCTACCACCATGAGAAAAACCTTGGATGGGAAGATTATACCGTCCAAACAGCTCAAATAGCAGGAGATTGTGTTGACCTCAACACGGAAAACCCTGCAGTGGCTCAGTACCTCCGTGATGCTTACTATCAGTATATTGACTGGGGAGTGGATGGTTTCCGTATTGATACCGTTAAGCATATCTCTCGCCTTACTTTTAACAAAGAGTTTATTCCTCAATTTAAGCAGCGTGGAGGAGAAAATTTCTATATTTTCGGAGAGGTTTGTACTCGATATCGAGGGGTATGGAACTTTGAAAAACCTGTTATCTCAACCCCATTTTATACCTGGAAAGAGTCTACCTCCTATCCATGGGGTACGCTTGAGCAAAACACCAACTCTACCAAACAACTGTGGGATGATAACTATGACTCGAGTACTATTGCTTTACAACCTACCAGTCAGAATCATCGTCTCACAGGAGATTTCGAAAATACCTATCATACTCCAGACTGGTCACGTCGTTCAGGACTTGATGTGATTGATTTTCCTATGCACTGGAATTTTGGTAATGCGAGAGATGCCTTTAACCTTGCTGTTGGCACAGACCACTGGTATAGTGATGCAACATGGAATGTTGTCTATGTAGATTCCCATGACTATGGACCCGATATGGACACCCGATACAATGGCAGTCAGGCAGACTGGGCAGAGAACCTTACTTTGATGTTTACTTTCCGTGGTATTCCTACCATTTACTACGGTACCGAAATCGAATTCCAGAAAGGAGCTCCATGCGATCTTGGGGCTAGTGGACCTCTTGCCAACACGGGAAGAGCATATTTTGGTAATCACCTAGAGGGAACGGTTACGGCTTCAGACTTTGGAGTCTATACGGCTTCGGGTGAGGTGGCCAACACACTCAACCATCCATTGGCTCAACATATAAGACGCCTCAATATGATACGAAGGCGCATTCCAGCCCTTCAGAAAGGTCAGTATTCCACCGCTCACATTTCTGGCGATGGTATAGCCTTTAAGCGAAGATATACAGATCCTTCAAGAGGTATTGATAGTTTTGTATTGGTGACTATTTCTGGGAGTGCAACATTTTACAATCTCCCAGGTGGAACGTATAAAGATGCTATAACCGGGGATACAAAAACCATCGGTAATGGGGGATCACTTACGGCTACCTGTAGTGGTCAAGGTAACGCTCGTATCTATGTGCTCAATGGTCCTGGAAAGATAGGTGAAGATGGACCCTATCTCAAACCATAA
- a CDS encoding OmpA family protein: MKRIMIGIVFFTCLFAYGEEFRFNQTVGTKYRFKNFVKQAVYVNDKLTANLEQLHKAVIEVLSNDGTWGYCRGKYEYYLKDVDRYEAFQLKNVYDSRFQRDSYGRMIVPPHVVMPVVRGVPTFPQTNLEVGMSWVAPGEEAQELVEGKLYRIPFEARYVYLGKEMVDNVEYSIFQAMYQVRFYPMGDRYIRSYTGMTTIKLYWDPVAQGIRYYTEEYNFMIVLINGESQSFVGTSEGLVDFLQEEGVKTNLVSDLNQAVKTNEVLSLREDIDGVVVNLGNVLFEFDKATIRKEFEKGLDQLAEVLKKYPKLDIVVSGHTDSIGNPAYNQKLSELRAKAIADYLLQQGISQDRISYIGYGDTRPLVSNATPEGRAKNRRVEIKIITRE, translated from the coding sequence ATGAAAAGAATAATGATAGGTATAGTCTTTTTTACCTGTTTGTTTGCATATGGAGAGGAGTTTCGTTTTAATCAAACTGTAGGGACGAAATATAGATTTAAGAATTTTGTAAAACAGGCTGTTTACGTTAACGATAAACTCACAGCGAACTTAGAGCAGCTTCATAAAGCAGTTATAGAGGTGTTGAGTAATGATGGTACATGGGGCTACTGTCGTGGAAAATATGAGTATTATCTGAAAGATGTTGATCGGTATGAAGCTTTTCAGTTGAAGAATGTGTATGATAGTCGTTTTCAGCGGGATAGTTATGGACGAATGATTGTGCCTCCTCATGTAGTGATGCCGGTGGTTAGAGGAGTTCCTACGTTTCCACAAACTAATCTTGAGGTTGGGATGAGCTGGGTAGCTCCGGGGGAAGAGGCTCAAGAGCTTGTTGAAGGGAAATTGTATCGGATTCCTTTTGAGGCGCGGTATGTTTATCTGGGAAAAGAGATGGTGGACAATGTGGAGTATTCGATTTTTCAAGCAATGTACCAGGTGCGTTTTTATCCAATGGGCGATAGGTATATTCGTTCGTATACGGGCATGACTACTATTAAGCTTTATTGGGATCCCGTTGCCCAGGGTATTCGTTATTATACAGAAGAGTATAATTTTATGATTGTTTTAATAAACGGAGAAAGTCAGAGTTTTGTGGGGACTTCGGAAGGGTTAGTAGATTTTCTTCAGGAAGAAGGGGTAAAGACAAATCTTGTTTCCGATTTGAATCAAGCGGTGAAAACAAATGAGGTGCTTTCCTTGAGAGAGGATATTGATGGTGTGGTTGTGAATTTAGGGAATGTGCTTTTTGAGTTTGATAAGGCAACAATTCGAAAAGAGTTTGAAAAGGGCCTGGATCAGCTTGCTGAGGTTTTGAAAAAGTATCCTAAACTGGATATTGTTGTTTCGGGGCATACCGATTCTATTGGTAATCCTGCCTATAACCAGAAGCTTTCTGAACTTCGGGCAAAGGCAATTGCAGATTATCTGCTTCAACAGGGTATCAGCCAGGATCGTATTTCCTATATTGGCTATGGAGATACAAGACCACTAGTAAGCAATGCGACTCCAGAAGGAAGAGCAAAAAATAGACGGGTCGAGATTAAGATTATCACAAGGGAATAA
- a CDS encoding DOMON domain-containing protein, with amino-acid sequence MKQVWWCGVLFFLVSLVWAETVEVSSVKLSWEVEGEEVIFTLEAPTKGWIAIGWGATMKMKDADFVVVYVTNGNVGVIEDHFGVSVIGHRRDTELGGKENIRLIEAYEDDNITRVVFARALNTKDAYDVPLVLEKPMDVLLAYGRFDNTSSKHQWREKTRIVLKRKK; translated from the coding sequence ATGAAGCAGGTGTGGTGGTGTGGAGTGTTGTTTTTTTTGGTTTCTCTGGTGTGGGCTGAAACGGTGGAGGTTTCTTCGGTAAAGCTTTCCTGGGAAGTGGAAGGGGAAGAGGTTATTTTTACTCTGGAGGCTCCTACAAAAGGCTGGATAGCAATTGGTTGGGGAGCCACAATGAAAATGAAGGACGCAGATTTTGTGGTGGTGTATGTAACGAATGGGAATGTTGGGGTTATCGAAGACCATTTTGGTGTTAGTGTGATAGGCCACAGAAGGGATACCGAGCTTGGTGGGAAGGAAAATATTCGTTTGATTGAGGCCTACGAGGATGATAATATTACAAGAGTCGTTTTTGCTCGTGCATTGAATACGAAGGATGCTTATGATGTTCCTCTGGTACTGGAAAAACCAATGGATGTTCTTCTTGCGTATGGAAGATTTGATAATACCTCGAGTAAACATCAATGGAGAGAGAAAACACGTATCGTGTTAAAGAGGAAAAAATAA
- the nadC gene encoding carboxylating nicotinate-nucleotide diphosphorylase has translation MKKHFPFRLKELNAVLIDEAVQKALREDFGEEGDITSLATLGEVPVNKKAAIIAKEEGMVCGLEVVQHTFSTVDAQLKMEVFYKDGAWVTPGTVLVKLEGAAQSILRGERVALNFLGLMSGIATKTHRLVQSLDGTSIKILDTRKTLPGLRVFEKYAVAVGGGYNHRYGLYDMILIKENHRAAAGGITEAVKRAYSLYPEKLIEVEVSTLEEVREALATPADILMLDNMTDEMIREAVRVIAGRKMVEASGNMTEERVIKLARMGVDFVSMGALTHTVKPLDVSLLMEDFL, from the coding sequence ATGAAAAAACATTTTCCCTTTCGTTTGAAAGAGCTGAATGCCGTGCTTATCGATGAGGCTGTTCAAAAAGCGTTGAGAGAGGATTTTGGGGAAGAGGGAGATATTACTTCTCTTGCAACCCTTGGAGAGGTGCCGGTAAACAAAAAAGCGGCGATCATTGCCAAAGAAGAGGGTATGGTTTGTGGGCTTGAGGTTGTACAACATACCTTTTCTACAGTAGATGCACAACTAAAAATGGAAGTGTTTTATAAAGATGGGGCTTGGGTGACCCCAGGAACTGTGTTGGTGAAACTGGAAGGTGCGGCGCAGTCTATTCTGAGAGGGGAAAGAGTGGCGCTTAATTTTCTTGGACTGATGAGTGGAATCGCTACAAAAACCCATCGATTGGTTCAATCTCTTGATGGCACCTCGATCAAAATTCTCGATACGAGAAAAACACTTCCTGGTTTAAGGGTTTTTGAGAAATATGCCGTAGCAGTAGGGGGAGGGTACAATCATCGTTACGGTCTCTATGATATGATTCTTATCAAAGAAAATCACCGGGCGGCTGCAGGGGGGATAACTGAAGCAGTGAAGCGGGCATATAGCCTTTACCCTGAAAAACTGATAGAGGTTGAGGTTTCTACACTCGAGGAAGTGAGAGAAGCACTGGCTACGCCTGCAGATATTCTTATGCTGGATAATATGACTGATGAGATGATACGCGAAGCTGTTCGGGTGATAGCTGGCCGTAAGATGGTAGAAGCTTCTGGAAATATGACAGAAGAAAGGGTAATCAAGCTTGCACGGATGGGAGTAGATTTTGTTTCTATGGGTGCACTGACGCATACAGTGAAACCCCTGGATGTTTCTCTCCTTATGGAAGATTTTCTCTAA
- a CDS encoding MBL fold metallo-hydrolase, which translates to MSRFIFLGTGTSNGVPVIGCQCEVCTSSDPRDKRLRCSGYYESNTGTKILIDIGPDFRQQALTHNITRIDGLLITHSHYDHIGGLDEVRQINFIMKKPIDVYGSQESMRDIQNRFSYIFSPTQIGGGIPQISLHPLDEKPFTINDVSIIPLPVWHGKLLIFGYKIGNFAYITDASGIPEETKSKLMNIDTLVINALRYRPHPTHFNIEQALAFVSEVRPQKTYFIHMTDDILHSRTSRELPKNVFLAYDGLTLMIND; encoded by the coding sequence ATGAGTCGATTCATCTTTCTCGGAACAGGAACTTCAAATGGTGTCCCTGTGATTGGTTGCCAATGCGAAGTTTGCACTTCCTCTGATCCCAGAGACAAACGTCTCCGTTGTAGTGGTTATTACGAGTCTAACACAGGCACAAAAATCCTTATCGACATTGGGCCAGATTTTAGACAGCAAGCCCTCACCCATAATATCACCCGTATTGATGGACTACTTATCACCCATTCGCATTACGATCATATCGGTGGCCTGGACGAGGTAAGACAGATCAACTTCATCATGAAAAAACCCATCGACGTCTACGGAAGTCAGGAATCCATGCGCGATATCCAAAACCGTTTCAGTTATATCTTCTCCCCTACCCAAATCGGAGGTGGTATTCCCCAGATATCCCTTCATCCCCTGGATGAAAAACCTTTTACTATCAACGATGTTTCGATCATTCCCCTTCCTGTCTGGCATGGAAAGCTTCTCATCTTTGGTTACAAGATAGGGAATTTTGCCTATATTACCGACGCGAGTGGCATCCCCGAAGAAACAAAATCCAAACTTATGAACATCGATACTCTTGTCATTAACGCCCTCCGCTATCGCCCACATCCTACCCACTTCAATATCGAACAAGCTCTTGCCTTTGTAAGTGAAGTAAGGCCTCAAAAAACCTACTTTATCCACATGACAGACGACATCCTTCACAGCCGTACTTCCCGGGAACTTCCCAAAAATGTCTTCCTCGCCTATGATGGACTAACTCTCATGATAAACGATTAA
- the acpP gene encoding acyl carrier protein has product MADVFEKVKEIIVDKLGVEESAVKMEASFVEDLGADSLDTVDLVMALEEEFGIDIPDEEAAKIKTVGDAVNYIKSHQ; this is encoded by the coding sequence ATGGCTGATGTTTTTGAAAAGGTGAAGGAGATCATCGTCGATAAGCTCGGCGTTGAGGAATCCGCTGTGAAAATGGAGGCTTCCTTTGTTGAGGATCTCGGTGCAGACTCCCTGGATACTGTTGATCTTGTAATGGCTCTGGAAGAAGAGTTTGGTATCGATATTCCTGATGAAGAGGCTGCCAAGATTAAGACAGTTGGTGATGCTGTAAATTACATCAAGTCTCACCAGTAA
- a CDS encoding PilZ domain-containing protein: protein MEIVIVTQSFYVRNQFVNTFYPRGVTVYHTDNADQLLEKLRLYPNIEFVFIDVIHEEFAQALDILAKVKAFAVTQKRTIYALLIYVVIDKTIAAKAIENGCVGFVKSNVSGDELFLYTLQLYQKLRGAPPQRKYVRISFDPANPNERIGIKFRSPINSQLLVGVIRDISFGGLAVELVGMFPQEALSVNVQISNIQFMLDDRDVYADATVVAYDYRKRFCALRFTYLSSEDQEVLASFIFKRVALGGVLENSIEKSEEKTQQAPENTEDQSGT, encoded by the coding sequence ATGGAGATAGTGATTGTTACCCAATCATTTTATGTGCGCAACCAATTTGTCAACACTTTTTACCCCAGGGGAGTGACAGTTTATCATACAGATAATGCAGATCAGCTATTGGAGAAGCTTCGGTTGTATCCTAATATCGAGTTTGTTTTTATTGATGTGATCCATGAAGAGTTTGCTCAGGCGCTTGATATTCTCGCAAAGGTAAAGGCTTTTGCTGTTACCCAAAAACGAACGATATACGCATTGTTGATCTATGTGGTGATTGACAAGACAATAGCAGCTAAGGCTATAGAAAACGGATGTGTTGGTTTTGTCAAAAGCAATGTTAGTGGTGATGAGTTATTTTTGTATACTCTTCAACTTTACCAAAAATTGCGTGGGGCGCCTCCCCAAAGAAAGTATGTACGCATTTCTTTTGATCCAGCCAATCCTAATGAACGTATAGGTATTAAATTTCGTTCTCCTATAAACTCTCAGCTTTTGGTAGGGGTGATTCGCGATATTAGTTTTGGCGGGCTAGCCGTGGAGCTGGTGGGTATGTTTCCCCAGGAAGCTTTATCCGTAAATGTACAAATTTCTAATATTCAGTTTATGCTTGATGATCGCGATGTGTATGCGGATGCTACTGTTGTGGCGTATGATTATCGGAAACGTTTTTGCGCTTTGCGGTTTACCTACCTGAGTAGTGAGGATCAGGAGGTTTTGGCTTCCTTTATTTTTAAACGTGTGGCCCTGGGTGGTGTTTTGGAAAATTCTATCGAAAAATCTGAGGAGAAAACACAACAAGCTCCTGAAAACACAGAGGATCAGTCTGGTACCTAG
- the carA gene encoding glutamine-hydrolyzing carbamoyl-phosphate synthase small subunit: MAKAILLLENGEYFLGKSLGSEGETMGEVVFNTSMTGYQEILTDPSYRGQIVTMTYPEIGNYGINRLSTESEKIQACGFVVRQASKIASNWSSEMTLQEYLLRHSIVAIEGIDTRKLTRILRIKGSMNGIISTRDFDIASLQKKLSTLPSMEGLDLVPGVTIETPRPYQPFVNGRPHVVAIHAGIKENILRLLAAREINITLVPATYTAKQILELKPDGVFLSNGPGDPAAVTYLIKTIRELVNKLPMFGICLGHQMLGLALGAKTYKLKFGHHGGNQPVKNLMTGRVEISAQNHGFSIKEDTLPSEVEVTHINLNDNTIEGIRHKRYPVFSVQYHPEASPGPHDSHYLFDDFVRLLRR; the protein is encoded by the coding sequence ATGGCAAAAGCAATCCTGCTGCTTGAAAACGGAGAATACTTTCTCGGTAAATCCCTCGGTTCAGAGGGCGAAACAATGGGCGAAGTGGTTTTCAACACCTCAATGACAGGCTATCAAGAGATCCTCACTGATCCATCCTATCGAGGACAAATTGTCACCATGACATATCCAGAGATTGGAAATTATGGCATCAACCGACTTTCGACAGAATCAGAAAAAATCCAGGCCTGCGGTTTTGTTGTTCGTCAAGCATCAAAAATCGCCTCCAACTGGTCAAGTGAAATGACCCTTCAGGAATACCTCTTGCGTCATAGTATCGTTGCAATCGAAGGAATTGACACCCGTAAACTTACCCGCATCCTGAGAATCAAAGGTTCTATGAATGGCATCATTTCTACAAGAGATTTCGATATTGCAAGTCTTCAAAAAAAGCTTTCCACGCTTCCCTCAATGGAAGGTCTTGATCTTGTTCCAGGAGTCACTATCGAGACTCCCCGGCCTTACCAACCTTTTGTAAACGGTAGACCTCATGTTGTTGCCATACACGCCGGTATCAAAGAAAACATCTTAAGACTTTTGGCTGCACGAGAGATCAATATTACCCTTGTGCCAGCCACGTATACAGCAAAACAGATTCTGGAACTTAAGCCAGATGGAGTTTTCCTTTCCAATGGTCCTGGAGATCCCGCTGCCGTCACCTATCTCATAAAAACCATTCGTGAACTGGTCAACAAACTCCCGATGTTTGGCATTTGCCTTGGTCACCAGATGCTTGGACTTGCCCTCGGAGCTAAAACCTACAAACTCAAATTCGGTCACCACGGGGGAAACCAGCCAGTAAAAAACCTCATGACAGGAAGAGTAGAAATCTCTGCCCAAAATCATGGATTTTCCATCAAAGAGGATACCCTTCCTTCTGAAGTCGAAGTGACCCATATTAACCTCAATGACAATACTATCGAAGGTATACGACACAAACGCTATCCCGTCTTTTCTGTACAGTATCATCCAGAGGCTTCTCCAGGTCCTCACGATTCTCACTACCTCTTTGATGATTTTGTTCGCCTATTGAGGCGGTAA